From a region of the Methanobrevibacter sp. V74 genome:
- a CDS encoding EMC3/TMCO1 family protein, which produces MDPMGIIYEALNAIFNPLLSMDPNPTNPALTVLVIAFIVSLITTIANKYLVDQDEMNEIQARKKAFQKELREAQKKGDGKKVAELQAKQAEMMQDQTKMMSNSFKPMIVTFIPIILIFFWMRTSAISNLVIILPPSVYWLTLTPFWHFIGGFLYGGQATIPYGIGWLLWYMICTFGMSQILRKFLGFKQGF; this is translated from the coding sequence ATGGACCCAATGGGAATTATTTATGAAGCGTTGAATGCAATTTTCAATCCACTTTTATCAATGGATCCGAATCCAACTAATCCTGCTTTAACTGTGTTAGTTATTGCATTTATTGTTTCATTAATTACAACTATTGCTAATAAATATTTAGTTGACCAAGATGAAATGAATGAAATCCAAGCTAGAAAAAAAGCTTTCCAGAAGGAATTACGTGAAGCTCAAAAGAAAGGGGATGGAAAAAAAGTTGCAGAACTTCAGGCCAAACAGGCTGAAATGATGCAAGATCAGACTAAAATGATGTCTAATTCATTCAAACCTATGATTGTTACTTTTATTCCAATTATTCTAATATTCTTTTGGATGAGGACTTCTGCTATTAGTAATTTAGTTATTATATTGCCGCCATCTGTTTATTGGCTTACATTAACTCCATTCTGGCACTTCATTGGTGGTTTCTTATATGGTGGTCAGGCTACTATTCCATATGGTATCGGATGGTTATTATGGTATATGATTTGTACTTTTGGTATGAGTCAGATATTAAGAAAATTCTTAGGATTTAAACAAGGGTTCTAA
- a CDS encoding 50S ribosomal protein L34e has protein sequence MPANRFRSRSYKRVHKNIPGGENVLRYKKKKPSKHVCAECGQVLHGVPRGRPYEIGKLSKTAKRPNRPFGGYLCSSCARKHFKNEARK, from the coding sequence ATGCCTGCAAATAGGTTTAGATCAAGATCATATAAAAGAGTTCACAAAAACATTCCCGGTGGGGAAAATGTTTTAAGATATAAAAAGAAAAAACCATCTAAGCATGTTTGTGCTGAGTGTGGTCAAGTATTACATGGAGTTCCTCGTGGACGTCCATATGAAATTGGAAAATTATCAAAAACAGCTAAAAGACCTAACCGTCCATTCGGCGGTTACTTATGTTCAAGCTGTGCTCGTAAACATTTCAAAAACGAGGCTAGAAAATAA
- the cmk gene encoding (d)CMP kinase gives MIITIGGLAGTGTTTTAEVLSEKLDVPYISAGFVFREMAAEKGMSVLEFSEFAEGNDDIDKEIDRRQAEKAKLADNLIIEGRLSAYFVDNADLRIWLVTPLDVRSKRIAEREDKTVDVAKDEISIREKSEASRYMEIHNIDISNMDIYDIIINTDTFDPKSVSEIIIQTLKVI, from the coding sequence ATGATAATTACTATCGGCGGATTAGCTGGTACAGGAACCACAACTACAGCTGAGGTTCTCAGTGAAAAGTTAGATGTTCCATATATTTCTGCAGGTTTTGTTTTCAGAGAAATGGCTGCTGAAAAAGGAATGTCTGTTCTTGAATTTAGTGAATTTGCTGAAGGTAATGATGATATTGATAAGGAAATTGATAGAAGGCAAGCTGAAAAAGCTAAATTAGCAGATAACTTAATAATTGAAGGAAGATTGTCAGCATACTTTGTTGACAATGCAGATTTGAGAATTTGGTTAGTAACTCCTCTTGATGTTCGTTCTAAAAGGATAGCTGAAAGGGAAGATAAAACTGTTGACGTGGCAAAAGACGAAATCAGTATTCGTGAAAAAAGTGAAGCCTCAAGATACATGGAAATTCATAATATTGATATTAGTAATATGGATATCTATGATATAATCATAAATACTGATACCTTTGATCCTAAAAGTGTATCAGAAATCATTATTCAAACATTAAAGGTGATTTAA
- a CDS encoding 50S ribosomal protein L14e, which produces MASIEVGRKCIKTAGREAGQECEIVAIIDENFVEVKGEEVKNRRCNIQHLEPLAE; this is translated from the coding sequence ATGGCATCAATTGAAGTAGGTAGAAAATGTATTAAAACTGCTGGTAGAGAAGCAGGTCAAGAATGTGAAATTGTTGCAATTATTGATGAAAACTTTGTTGAAGTAAAAGGCGAAGAGGTTAAAAACAGACGTTGTAACATTCAACATTTAGAACCTTTAGCTGAATAA
- a CDS encoding class I SAM-dependent methyltransferase codes for MKEKVNLSGVSETMLVPLYSRALESNRKNPAFYDKTATKIVKNLDYNFAERFKESKNKMNFWGCAARTIILDDEVSKYIKNNPECSVVNLACGLDDRFSRVDNGKIKWYNIDFENIIALRDKLIDKKDRVTDIPTSALDFCWIDKIENKDNVLIIAEGFLMYLSQEDVKNLFFKISESFGKVELLLELMTHWMVKNQKKHETVKQTGAVFRWGINETKDFEMICPMFKMTGDYNLTNVMKRYSPIFITIISIFLKPRNNRIGKFEKI; via the coding sequence ATGAAAGAAAAAGTAAATTTATCTGGAGTTAGTGAAACAATGCTTGTTCCATTATATTCTAGAGCATTAGAAAGCAATAGAAAAAATCCAGCATTCTATGATAAAACTGCAACAAAAATTGTTAAAAATCTTGATTATAATTTTGCAGAACGTTTTAAAGAATCTAAAAATAAAATGAACTTTTGGGGATGTGCAGCAAGAACTATTATATTAGATGATGAGGTTTCTAAATATATTAAAAATAACCCAGAATGTTCTGTTGTTAATTTAGCATGTGGTTTGGATGATAGATTTAGTAGAGTCGACAATGGTAAAATAAAGTGGTATAATATTGATTTTGAAAATATCATTGCATTAAGAGATAAGCTCATAGATAAAAAAGATAGAGTTACAGACATACCTACTTCAGCACTTGATTTTTGTTGGATTGATAAAATTGAAAATAAAGATAATGTACTGATTATAGCTGAAGGTTTTTTAATGTATTTATCTCAAGAAGATGTAAAAAATTTGTTTTTTAAGATTTCTGAAAGTTTTGGAAAAGTTGAACTGCTTTTAGAATTAATGACTCATTGGATGGTAAAAAATCAAAAGAAACATGAAACTGTAAAACAGACTGGAGCTGTATTCAGATGGGGTATAAATGAAACTAAAGACTTTGAAATGATTTGTCCAATGTTTAAAATGACTGGAGATTATAATTTAACAAATGTGATGAAACGATATTCTCCGATTTTTATTACAATTATATCTATATTTTTAAAACCTAGAAATAACAGAATTGGAAAATTTGAAAAAATATAG